Sequence from the Phalacrocorax carbo chromosome 8, bPhaCar2.1, whole genome shotgun sequence genome:
CCCTCTGTCAGATCTCTTGGTGCAGGCACTGTTGCCCTTTTTTCCACCATCGCCAATGGAGGATGAGCATTTTTGTCCCTGCTGAGGCGTGGTCCATGCCACCAGACTGTGGCACCAGCCCAGCATCCCTTGGCAGAGGTGGTCTTGGTGGGGAGGGCAGATGGACACCCATGCAGAGCACAAAGCCAGGCAAGGTGAGGTCCAGCCATATGGTCCCCACAGAAGTAACCTGAAGGCAAGGAGGACCCAAACCTATTTCCTTGCATTTCTTATGCTGAACCCCTCTGGGCAAGGCACACCCAATGGGAGGGCCTCTGGGAGCTGGGCTAGATTATTGTGGCTTGCACACACCAGGACCATGCAGAGATCCCCATCCGCAGGTATGGGACACACAGAGCAATGGGTACCCCCTCCTCTGCCACATAGTGTGACCAGGATGGCCTGGGCTCGTCTCTGAGTGCAGGTGGGATGCTGCAGGCAAGCTTTTGCTGCCATAGCCAGGAGCTAAGGTGCAAAGCCAGCAATGGACGTGCTCCACGTGTGCGGGTACTTACAAAGAACATGGACAAAGTCCTTCGTGTGTGCAGGCGGCGCTAGAAACAGAGGAGATGGGCAGAGGTAAGCACGTGATAGCACAGAACAGGGTCACAGATGCCTCGGCAGGCAGAAGATGGGCAGTGGGGTGCAGGACCCCACATGACCTCGCAGGGCACACATGGCGAGCTGCCACGGACACAAGCACAGCACACAGCATGCACATACCACCAAGCACAGGGACACACACCCAAAGCATCCATTGGTGCCAGGCAGCATGCACCCGCCTCCAGGGCCCTGGGGTGGGTGCATGGTCTTGGGATGGGTGCATGGACATGGGTAGGTGCAGCTGTGGGGCTTTACCAGGGTCTGGTTGGCAGAAAGCATGGTGGCGTCTGTGCTGTCCCCGTGCAGAGGCACCAGTGGCATGGTGCCAAACTTCTGCTTGGCTAGGTCAGAGGAGGAGCGCCGGCGCATGATCACGGGGTGCAGGTCATCGTGCTGTGCACAAGGACAGGGCAGGAAGGGGGGTCATGTCtggctgccctgccagccctctcCTGTCCCAGCCTGGCCCAGCTGGGTGGCATGGCCAGCCTACACTTACCTGAGCCTTGAGGATGCTGGTGGTCCAGTCCCACAGCTCAGCCTGCCCCGAGCACACCAGGTACCTGCAGAGAAGTCAGCTGAGAAGCTGCTAGAGAGCAGGGCCAGCGGGGTCCATGTCGCCTTATCACCTTGCCTGTAAGCCTAGGCTGTCAGGCACAGCTATACCCAGTGGGGCTGCACCTCTGAAACTCTCCGCATGCCCAAATCACTGCTTCAAGGGCAAGGCGAGAGCTCATTGGACACCCCTGAGGTACTTCAGctcagctgtccctgctgcccttAGAACAACATCTCAGCCCCATGTCTGGGGCAGGTGatgtgctcagctgctgcctcagcaTTGGTGGTATCAGGGAAACAGGGACAGAATCAGTGGGATGCATGGGTGTGCCAGGGTACCCAATGCCAgggaggctggggcagggaaCCCAGCTCAGGGAGGGGCACAGGGTGCAGGAGCACCTGGTGTTGGGcacacagagacacagagcAGTGCTAGGTGaaggctggcaggcagcacagccatGCAGGTGACACGCACACCTGGTCAGGGTGGGCAGGTCCCTCTGGAGCCTAGTGCTGCAAGCTTGGAAGATGCATCTCCATAGGGTGCTAGTGTGGATGGTGAGGTAGGAAGGGTGTGTGGTATGGAGATAGATTGCCCCTGGAGCCTGGCCCCCACCTTGTACCAGGATCACGTGGCCCCGCCGCTCAGTCCCTCGAGCGGCCCAGCTAggcaccagctctgctcagaCCCCTAGGGCCCTGTAGCACTGCCCCTAGCTGTCCCACTCCCACTAAAACTGTGGACAGATCTCAACATCCCCCTAGCCCCAGATActcacagctgctgcttgtCCAGGGTCAGTGTGAAACCCCACCTGGGGAAAGGAAGAGACAGGCTGTGGGGCAGCATTGCCAAGCTCAGACAGAGCCATGGGTCTGttggcagcaggcaggtggCTGAGGTCACCCCACAGGCCCAGTCTTGTCATGGCTTTGGGTCCCAGTGGGGCTTGGCATGCTCCCAGCGACTGGGTTTGTGTGTcaggtgctgggagcagggaccaAGGGGTGCATGCCCCAGGGCTATGGCCAGAGAAGGTCCCACTTACTGGGCTGGTGGCTTCAGCTTCTTCCTAATGCCCATGTAAACCTTGGCTGCGTCCAGGGGCCACTCACGCTCTGGCTTGGCACTCTGGGGAAGGAGATTCATCAGGTCAGCCCAGCTTGGTTCCTGCCTCCCTGCTAGGAAGACAGCCACTACCGTGCCACCACTGTTCCCAGgatccccctccccacccgccCTCAGGGTGTGGGTCCATCCCCACAGCATCCCCTGGGTACCCGCTTCTccttgagcagcagcagcctccggTCCCGGATGACAAAGTAGCGCTCTTGAAACTTGTTCCCCAGCAGCTTGGGGGGCTCCTCACGGCATTTCAGCAGCCCGCACTTGGGGGTCTCACGCTTGATGCCTGCCCAGTGTGGGGAGACAGGGGTCAGGGGGGCTGGGAGCATGTGAGGCTGGCTGGGGTATTGCAGGGGTATCCCACTGTGTGTCTCAGGGATGTTACCCTGAAGTGGCCAGGACAAGAGGAAGCTCAGGCAGAGCTGTCCCcctctggggacaccctgagGGGCTGGACCCTTTGTGATTGCCTTACCTGTGAAGAGACAGCTGCCCTCGCCGATGGGGACCTTCCTCACCAGCAGGTATGCGGCGCTGGGCTCCGGGAGCTTGCACCACTGCAAAGCTTGCTCCAGCACTTTCTCCTTGGGGTGCAGGGGCCGCTCTGGGGAGGCAGAGACGCTCTTACTGCTGTGTCCTCTTCCTTGTGCCAACCCCCGTCCCCCCTGCCACCTTCAGCAAGCTGCTGCCCGCTGTACCCCAGACCTCCTCCTCACCACCCTGGCCATGCCGAGAGCATCCCCCCATACCATCCCCACCATGCTCACCCAGCTCCCCATTCTCTAGGGCCTCGAAGGTCAGCCAGATGTCCAGGCTGGTCACCACGTTGCGCATCTCCAGCACCTGgttggtgagctcctctgctgtCATTGTGGGGGACACCTGGGGCCAGACACATGGGGAACTGGGGCAGGTGGTGGCAGGATGTATGCCAGGGACAGACTGCACCAGGAGCCTGcatctctcctcccttcctccagcaCAACCCTCCTTTGGGACTCACCTTCAGGGTGACGCAGCAGTCAGGCAGCTTCTGCTCCAGGTAAACCTCAATGATGAGGTCCCCTGCCTgtgagagctgggggaagagcaggTGGTGTTGGTGCCATGCTGGCATGGGTGCTGTGCAcatcccctctccccaggggCTGGTGATGGTGTcccagggagctggggctgcttcTCCCCTGGGCAGGAGCCTCAAGGTAATGGACAAGGGGGGACAAGTGGGGGAAGGTCCTTCCTCAAATATCTGGTGTGGGACAGCAGGGACCCAGGGTGGGCAGCTGGGAGTGACCTCATCCTCCAGGCAGTCCCACCAGCCCAGGGGTCCCTGATGTGATGGGTGCTGGCAAGCACATCCCTAGTACCTGGGTGTCCTTCCAGGTGGTGATCAGACTGTTCTCAAGATCCATCTGGGATACCTGGTCCTCATCAATCTGCCGGAGGAAGGTCACATGGGGTGAGAGGGGAGACACATGGAGTCAGTGTGGCATGGGATATGGCTTGAGGACACACAGCCAAGATGGAGGGATgcagggggaggcagaggtgggcaTTATCAGGGTAtaaaaaggaagacagacagGGCCAGCATAGAGGGGGCTGGCAATGCCCCTGAAGTAAGCTTACATTGAAGATGCTGACATAGTTGTCAATGAGGTCTTCCATCACCTTAACCTCGTGCTCCCCTTTGCCATCAGTCTGGAAAAGGCTGGGTGCAAAGAGTAGTGCCAGGTTCTTGGTGCTCATCTGATTGAGGTCTGCACATTTCTGCACCCTGGGACAAGGAGGACAGAGGTGAGGGGCTGGTTCTACTCTGGATGGGGTTTCAGCCCCAGCCACCCTCCTCTGCCTCATACAAAGCCTCCTGAAAAACAGcctgtttttccccttctccccagttCCCCAGCAGTGGGAACTTCAAGCCAGGCAGTTTGTTTCCAGGACTTCCAGCTGCCGTCAAACCAGACAACAGCTCCACCTCATACTCTGAGTTGGGGATgggaatttgtttttttcctttttttttggtcactgGGTGAAGTTTATGTCCTACAGAGGGGTGCCTCCTGCTCCCAAATCTCCTGTCACTCCCCCTTGCTGCAGGATGACTTTGGGaacatttgagttgtcccaGAGCAGTGTGCTCCAGCACACCCCAGCATCAGCTGGAGGCTGGTGGGGCAGGACACAGGTGTTGGGCTCTTCCTGGCTCACAGGGATGGGAGCCAGCATTTCCTAGGCAGGGGGGAGACCCCACAGTACTGACTGGCCTTGGGGACCCTGGCTGGAGGTGGCCCACTGACCGGTAGAGGTGCCCAATCAGCGCAGCCAGGGTCTTGTGGTTGAGGCGAGGCAGGTGATGAATGAGCTCCTTGTACCGTTCTAGGCGCTGGGGCTTTGAGGAGATTTctggagggaggaaaacaagTTGTGGACCATTGCTGAGTCTGGTGGACACAGAGCTGATATGGCACCAGGGCTGGTACTGGGACCCCAACCTGAGGGACACCAGCCCTAGGGGTCCCTGGCAGACAGCCCAGTGTGGGAGCAGAGGTTGGGTGAAGGAGGTACCTGCAGCCTCCTTCCACTGTGGGTGCAGCTCCAGGGTGAAGACAGGGTCCTCGAGCTCACGGAAGAACCTCTTCAGCACATCGGTGACGTCCTCGATGAAGTTGTCATTGATGCGCAGCTTGACGTTGCGGGCGTCCCGCCGAAACTCCTCCATCAGTACCTTGATCCGGGACTTGGCTCCATTCTTGCGGTAAATACCCTCATGCCGCAGCCCTGAGGAAGGGACATAGGGTCATGGGGACCCAATCCTGCCCAGAGAGTCCCCAACAGGGCAGGTGCCCCAAGAGCAGTGCCTCTTGGCTGGACCCCTTGACTGCCCTGTGTGTGCCAAAGGAtgctctggctgtgctgctgccacgCTGGGCTCACCGTACTGTGTGATGAAGGCAATGCAGCTGTCCACAATGATGGGGATGTCCCCCCGACTCAGCTGCTGGTCCCGCAGTGCATTACCCCAGCCCCCTGCGGATGCCTGGATGTCAGCATACCATGCCGCTGAGTCTGCCCGTGTCAAGCCCTGCAGGTAAAATGTCCTGAGAACAACaagggcagagaagagggaaTGAAGGTTGCTGGGGGGGATGTGGATTATCCCCTCCTGCCTGTACGCACAGCCTGGTTCTGGAACAGAGAGCAAGGCACAGCCGGGCTGAGCCAAGGGACATCCTACCACAATGAGAGACCCCAGAATGGGGTGATGACCTCTGTAAGCCCCTTGGCCACAGCCCTGCTATCCCAGTAGTGTCCCCACCGTGGGTTTGGGATCAGCATCAACCCATGCATGAGTGCCTTTATTCTGGTCAGCCTGTTGAGGTTGCTTGGCTCattccccatctttcctgtggCCAGGACTCACCTCCCCATCTCCACAAGGATCAGCAGCTCCTTCTTTTCTGGGGTCTCTGTGGGGGGAACCAGACCTGCATTGGGGTGAGAAGTAGAGGGGTCAGAGCCCTGCACACCCACCCACCATGAGGTGCCTGTCCCAGGGTGCAGGCCGGCACTCACTGAGCTCCTGCAGCCGCCGGAGGTTGATGCTGTCCTCAGTCCCGTCATCCTCGGCGGGGCAGATGAAGAGATGGGCTTTCTGCAGGATGAAGAAGGCCTGCTGCCACCGCTCAGGGTTGAGCATGCACTTGTAGCGCATCTGGCCCACGCGCTGGAACTCATAGCCCAGCAGGCAGTGACAGCTCACGGGCGTGAACCACTGTGGGATGGAGCAAGAGAGGAGCTGGGTAAAGACAGGGCTCAGCCCCCTAGTGCAGACCCCCACAAGTATTGGGGCAGGTTtctgggggggatggggacacctGCAAAAAGAAGGAGAGTGCTTGCCACAGAGGATGAAGCTGGGAGGAATCATAACAGGGAAGCTGGGACACAGCCCAGGGAACCACCAGCggcacagggtgctggggctggggctggctcaCCTTGCCAATAGCACTGGCCCAGGCTTGCAACATCTCAGGCCCATCAGTTCCCAGCTGCTGCACTTTTTCCCCAGTGAGGAAGAGCTCGAGGGTGAAGCGAAACCTGCACAGGACAAACCAGTCCATCagggcaccccccaccccaaacatgCACTCAGAGCCAGACCAGATCATCGCGCCAAACAGGGAGCAATGCCTGTCCTTGCCCTCTGTGTGCCCACAGGGTCTCTGGGCTTGCAGCTGATGCACAGCTGGGGGTACCTTtcggtggggctggggctggcaagTGCCTGGGCTCTGCTTACGCCCAGGGAGATGAGGTCCCTGCTCTCGATACGGCCCAGGGGTTCGGTGGATTTCTCCATCTCAAAGAAGAGCAGGGCTCTCTCCAGGGAGCACCACATGCGCTGGAAGTCTGTGGGATGAGGGGGtcagcagcactggggtggGCGCCCCACCAGCTGCCCTCCCGTGCTCCCCACACTTACCCTCTTTGGTCTTCTTGGTGCCCGGAAGCTTTGAGGGGGCCATGGCTCGGTACAGGTACCCGCTGTGTGTCACCGGCTGTGTGATCTCATTGTAGATGCCCTCTGGACCCAATTCCTGTGCACAGGGGCTCCCTGCGGGGAATGGCACTGAGAGCGGAAtgggagcaggcagcacaaAAGCATGGGTACCAGGGTGGCAGGGAAACCCCACTCATGCAAGTGCAGGCAAGGGGGTGCGCCAGGCATGGGGTTCCTCGTAAAGGGGCTTCGGAGAAACCTGCTGCCTTGTCCCATGGCAAAAGAGTGTCACAGTGCCTGATGccctggctgtccccagcctTGGGGCATGCTGTGGAGGGCAGGGGCAGTAGCAAGGAAGAAGCCCCCCCATCACAGACAGTTGGGACTCGAGGGTCCTCATTACCTGAATGGTTCCTGGGCCTTTTATTCTCTGGTCCCCACCAAAGGTCAGCCCCAGGGGCCACCTCGCAGGCAGTGGAGtcagctgccagcccagcctctgAGGATGAGAAGAACTGCAGGATGGTCTTGAGCAGGGCTGGTCCTGCCACTGCAGCACACAGTGCCTGGATGAGACAGGAGCCTTTAGGGACCACGTAATGGCTCATGGAGACCCCCAGCCAACTGCCAGGGTTGCTTGAAGGCAGGCAAAGTGGGACACAACCTCCCACCTGAGCTGCCTGGCACAGGGGTGCAGGCGCACACAGCAAAGCAGGAGGTGTTGGTATCTCAGGCCCAGAGCTCTGGGGTGCTTGCCAGCACCCCAGCATCTTGCCTGCACCCTGAGGTGGCCCCTACCTGAAGCACGTCCTCCTGAGTGGCGTAGTTGGGATGAGGCAGGCGGTACCGACCCTCTCGGTACTTGCGGGAGATGAAGTCCcttctctgctcagcactggcgTCCGGGTAGAGGGCCTCGGCAGCAGGGAGGCGAGCGGCCCAAAACCGATTGGCTCGGTCATTTCCCAGCACGatgaagagctgcagaagagtCCCATGGTCATGGTGAACACCAGGGTGAGACGGGAGGAGCAGGATGCCTTGTGTCCCTCCATCCCAGGGGAGAccgtggggctgctgccccaTGTGAGGAAGGAGCCTGGCCCCTGAGCATGCTGTGCCAGCCCCAGTGCCCTGCCCTGAGTGCCTCTACCTGTACGATTTCATTGGACCAGACGCTGGTGTCAAGCTTCAGACTTTGCACCTTGGAAATGTTGGATCCCAGGCTGCGGTGCTGCCCTGTGGGTAGCAGGAGAGTGAGCTCCCCTTGCTCCTGCCAGGGTAACTGGCATCCAAGTTGCACCCATA
This genomic interval carries:
- the ARAP3 gene encoding arf-GAP with Rho-GAP domain, ANK repeat and PH domain-containing protein 3 isoform X9; protein product: MSSPCGPDSNIADWLATIHLERYRDVFKQHGYHMARDTASLDGNHLQQIGITATGHRKRILNLVQQTRMLSQSQGGPAAEDPHLQATEVLDALQAGENAMKAEPGGATDAFGMQRHITVPARASSLEKDPAPPLVKPVPKPRTVFPRSKPEQGLAPTPLARTTVPAQGPESKRVPAAFVVLEGFVPGESSTDLESPEPRPVPSASPGAAVVMGMGASRLRALESTREETRTPPAPDHGQTLEASEKSPPSVPSVPPRHSHSVLAPEPSTGSMLGIHPTPNPPLRTTATPARRDAWQCPRTASQPGSGQSRLEMVSNVIYEGLKTLSAPAEDLGVEDGPQGQALSPQELTQPDDKPDSHSWPSGSLFLIPQRPTSKPEVSEQPVSPYSETIFGHIAPSQEQKGVGISSDQSYEAVSELDLKPEACSPISHRISSGCSSEGRSDDEETRSQLINRIIQNDTEGYSTVEAPRAEGAPFSLPAYLYPDEVLDDLTISPYASFTSLSEPRPTMLSGWLDKLSPQGNYVFQRRYVRFDGKNLMYFSSEKEPYPKGVIPLSVIEMARSTKDNKFQVFTSHRIFVFRAENEAQRNEWCSTLQKKVTEQRLLGSQPRPTNAAHCQKSGTLELKGQKSKVFAALSVPEMWLYKSEQFFKMGIAICLIEMRGSTIREAKNRSFELITPFKIFSFMAESEREKREWMEALQEAIAETLYDYEVAEKIWSNKANKYCADCLAQSPDWASINLCVVICKQCAGQHRSLGSNISKVQSLKLDTSVWSNEIVQLFIVLGNDRANRFWAARLPAAEALYPDASAEQRRDFISRKYREGRYRLPHPNYATQEDVLQALCAAVAGPALLKTILQFFSSSEAGLAADSTACEVAPGADLWWGPENKRPRNHSVPFPAGSPCAQELGPEGIYNEITQPVTHSGYLYRAMAPSKLPGTKKTKEDFQRMWCSLERALLFFEMEKSTEPLGRIESRDLISLGVSRAQALASPSPTERFRFTLELFLTGEKVQQLGTDGPEMLQAWASAIGKWFTPVSCHCLLGYEFQRVGQMRYKCMLNPERWQQAFFILQKAHLFICPAEDDGTEDSINLRRLQELSLVPPTETPEKKELLILVEMGRTFYLQGLTRADSAAWYADIQASAGGWGNALRDQQLSRGDIPIIVDSCIAFITQYGLRHEGIYRKNGAKSRIKVLMEEFRRDARNVKLRINDNFIEDVTDVLKRFFRELEDPVFTLELHPQWKEAAEISSKPQRLERYKELIHHLPRLNHKTLAALIGHLYRVQKCADLNQMSTKNLALLFAPSLFQTDGKGEHEVKVMEDLIDNYVSIFNIDEDQVSQMDLENSLITTWKDTQLSQAGDLIIEVYLEQKLPDCCVTLKVSPTMTAEELTNQVLEMRNVVTSLDIWLTFEALENGELERPLHPKEKVLEQALQWCKLPEPSAAYLLVRKVPIGEGSCLFTGIKRETPKCGLLKCREEPPKLLGNKFQERYFVIRDRRLLLLKEKRSAKPEREWPLDAAKVYMGIRKKLKPPAQWGFTLTLDKQQLTLWRCIFQACSTRLQRDLPTLTRCACHLHGCAACQPSPSTALCLCVPNTRCSCTLCPSLSWVPCPSLPGIGYPGTPMHPTDSVPVSLIPPMLRQQLSTSPAPDMGLRCCSKGSRDS